A stretch of Candidatus Atribacteria bacterium DNA encodes these proteins:
- a CDS encoding DEAD/DEAH box helicase, with product MKDKIKFEHLGLSQGVLDAIHQKGFEEPSQIQALAIPLILGNNINIMAQAQTGTGKTAAFGLPLIEMIDPDKKIVQALIITPTRELAIQVCEEISSLRGDSGIQAIPIYGGQSIDQQLRRLKKGVHIVVGTPGRVIDHLNRKTLNLKDIEYLILDEADEMLNMGFIEDMEEIMKHTNPKKRTFLFSATMPAKIKALASKYMADYKFITVEKQQLTADLTEQIYYEVKAADKFEALCRIIDIEEDFYGLVFCRTKNDVADVAGHLVERGYDADAIHGDISQAQREKTLDKLKKKKINVLVATDVAARGIDVSNMTHVINYSLPQDPESYVNRIGRTGRAGKQGTAITFITPSEYNRLMFIQRIAKTDIKKSKVPRIKDIINAKTKKINEDITAIDSEKVDNTYYNWAKKLLEDNNPTQILAKLLNYSFDDKLNPGLYNEIQDLSSRNRKIEMEGTTRLFIALGKKDKISPSKLVKFIIQNTGVRNSAIDQVEVYNDFSFITVPFKEAEIILGIFQKKSGKKKSLVVKARKKAK from the coding sequence ATGAAAGATAAAATCAAATTTGAGCACCTTGGCCTTTCACAAGGAGTATTGGATGCTATTCACCAGAAAGGTTTTGAAGAACCATCTCAGATTCAAGCCTTGGCAATTCCTCTCATATTGGGGAATAATATCAATATCATGGCGCAGGCACAGACCGGTACCGGCAAAACAGCTGCCTTCGGACTTCCTCTAATAGAAATGATAGATCCTGACAAAAAAATTGTACAAGCCCTTATCATTACTCCTACAAGGGAGCTTGCCATACAGGTTTGCGAAGAGATTAGCTCATTAAGGGGAGATTCCGGCATCCAGGCCATTCCTATCTATGGAGGGCAATCAATCGACCAGCAATTGAGGCGCCTTAAAAAAGGAGTGCATATTGTGGTGGGTACACCCGGCAGAGTAATTGACCACCTAAACAGGAAGACGCTTAATCTTAAGGATATCGAATATCTGATCCTTGACGAAGCTGATGAAATGCTTAATATGGGATTCATTGAGGATATGGAAGAGATCATGAAACACACTAATCCAAAGAAAAGGACTTTTTTGTTTTCAGCTACCATGCCCGCAAAGATTAAAGCGCTCGCTAGTAAATACATGGCAGATTACAAATTTATCACTGTCGAGAAACAGCAGCTGACCGCCGATCTTACCGAACAGATCTATTATGAAGTCAAAGCTGCCGACAAATTCGAGGCGTTGTGCCGGATCATTGATATTGAAGAAGATTTTTACGGATTAGTTTTTTGCCGAACAAAGAATGATGTCGCTGATGTTGCCGGCCATCTTGTTGAAAGAGGGTATGATGCTGATGCGATTCACGGTGACATTTCACAGGCACAAAGAGAAAAAACCCTGGATAAGTTAAAGAAAAAGAAGATCAACGTACTGGTGGCAACCGATGTGGCTGCGCGTGGTATAGATGTTAGCAATATGACCCATGTGATTAATTATTCTCTTCCTCAAGACCCCGAATCCTATGTGAATAGGATTGGCCGCACAGGAAGGGCGGGTAAACAGGGAACGGCCATCACCTTTATTACTCCGAGCGAGTATAACCGGTTGATGTTTATTCAGCGCATCGCTAAGACCGATATAAAAAAGTCAAAAGTACCAAGGATCAAGGATATAATTAACGCAAAAACAAAGAAGATAAACGAAGATATAACTGCTATTGACAGCGAAAAGGTAGATAATACTTATTATAATTGGGCTAAAAAACTTCTTGAGGACAATAACCCAACCCAGATACTGGCCAAGTTACTAAATTACAGTTTTGATGATAAACTTAATCCCGGCTTATATAATGAAATACAAGATCTATCAAGCAGAAACCGGAAGATAGAAATGGAAGGCACCACCAGGTTATTTATAGCCTTGGGTAAGAAAGATAAGATAAGTCCCAGTAAACTGGTAAAGTTTATTATCCAAAATACAGGGGTTAGGAATTCTGCCATTGATCAGGTGGAAGTATATAATGATTTTTCCTTTATCACCGTGCCTTTTAAAGAAGCAGAAATTATCTTGGGAATCTTTCAAAAAAAATCCGGGAAGAAGAAATCATTGGTAGTAAAAGCCAGAAAAAAAGCAAAATAG